One genomic segment of Myxocyprinus asiaticus isolate MX2 ecotype Aquarium Trade chromosome 14, UBuf_Myxa_2, whole genome shotgun sequence includes these proteins:
- the LOC127451279 gene encoding transcription factor Sox-10-like, translating to MSAEEHSLSEVEMSPGVSEDGHSMSPGHSSGAPGGVESPLPGQPSQMSGVGEEAAGISGGITVKSDEEDDRFPIGIREAVSQVLNGYDWTLVPMPVRVNSGSKSKPHVKRPMNAFMVWAQAARRKLADQYPHLHNAELSKTLGKLWRLLNETDKRPFIEEAERLRKQHKKDYPEYKYQPRRRKNGKPGSNSEGDSHSEGEVSHSQSHYKSLHLEVAHGGAAGSPLGDGHHPHATGQSHSPPTPPTTPKTELQGGKSAEGKREGGAGGSRGGLGVGADGSSSSASGSGKPHIDFGNVDIGEISHDVMANMEPFDVNEFDQYLPPNGHPGVAATSSGAGAGSSASPYAYGISTALAATSGHSNAWLSKQQLPSQQHLSSDGVKTQIKSESHFSTEVAAAASGSHVTYTPLSLPHYSSAFPPLASRAQFADFPDHQPSGSYYAHSSQTSGLYSAFSYMGPSQRPLYTAIPDPGSVPQSHSPTHWEQPVYTTLSRP from the exons ATGTCGGCGGAGGAGCACAGTCTGTCAGAGGTGGAAATGAGTCCCGGGGTGTCGGAGGACGGTCACTCTATGTCCCCCGGACACTCTTCGGGCGCGCCCGGCGGGGTGGAATCCCCTCTGCCCGGCCAGCCGTCCCAAATGTCTGGCGTCGGCGAGGAGGCGGCGGGAATCTCCGGAGGCATCACGGTGAAGTCAGACGAAGAAGACGACCGTTTTCCCATCGGCATACGAGAGGCGGTCAGTCAGGTGTTGAACGGTTATGACTGGACGCTCGTGCCCATGCCCGTGCGCGTGAACTCTGGCAGTAAGAGCAAACCGCACGTCAAGCGTCCGATGAACGCGTTCATGGTGTGGGCGCAGGCCGCGCGCAGGAAACTGGCGGATCAATATCCGCACCTGCACAACGCCGAGCTCAGTAAAACTCTTGGCAAGCTCTGGAG GCTGTTAAACGAGACGGATAAGAGGCCATTTATCGAGGAAGCCGAGCGGTTGAGAAAACAGCATAAGAAAGATTATCCTGAGTATAAATACCAGCCGCGTCGACGCAAGAACGGCAAACCAGGATCCAACTCTGAGGGCGACAGCCACTCTGAGGGCGAGGTCAGTCACAGCCAATCACATTACAAGAGTCTGCACCTGGAGGTGGCACACGGTGGGGCAGCAGGATCACCGCTGGGTGACGGGCACCACCCTCACGCTACAG GTCAGAGTCATAGCCCCCCAACGCCACCTACCACCCCAAAGACGGAACTGCAGGGTGGTAAATCTGCAGAAGGGAAGCGTGAGGGTGGGGCCGGGGGCTCTAGGGGCGGTTTGGGGGTGGGAGCGGACGGAAGCTCCTCCTCTGCGTCTGGCAGTGGTAAACCGCACATTGACTTCGGTAACGTAGACATTGGCGAGATCAGCCATGACGTAATGGCCAACATGGAGCCGTTTGACGTCAACGAGTTTGACCAGTACCTGCCACCCAACGGGCATCCGGGTGTGGCAGCGACATCAAGCGGTGCAGGCGCAGGATCCTCGGCTTCCCCGTATGCATACGGCATCTCGACAGCCCTGGCGGCCACAAGTGGGCACTCCAACGCCTGGCTGTCCAAGCAGCAGCTGCCGTCCCAGCAGCACTTGAGCTCAGATGGCGTAAAAACGCAGATCAAGAGCGAATCACATTTCTCCACTGAGGTGGCAGCCGCGGCGAGTGGGTCGCACGTCACCTACACGCCTCTCAGCCTGCCGCACTACAGCTCCGCCTTTCCCCCACTGGCATCCCGTGCGCAGTTCGCCGATTTCCCCGATCATCAGCCATCTGGCTCCTACTACGCCCACTCCAGCCAAACCTCCGGGCTCTACTCCGCCTTCTCTTACATGGGCCCGTCCCAGAGGCCCCTGTACACTGCCATCCCAGATCCCGGCTCCGTGCCGCAGTCACACAGCCCGACGCACTGGGAGCAGCCTGTATACACCACCCTGTCTCgaccatga